Proteins encoded together in one Anopheles darlingi chromosome 3, idAnoDarlMG_H_01, whole genome shotgun sequence window:
- the LOC125955156 gene encoding protein encore-like isoform X5, producing MRESTSPPRTPTPRSPTDQLSGSSSSNSNSPGGGATTTNIDHSTAAIASDGDGTPLINGTAACQLERSPVDGSSDSTVPSGEPRHGKHVPNGNSSPNGKSQLDVDFPKLTPPKTSFNPNATSNGSNGSSLHVPSKAAKNGGGQSNSAGSTAANVSSKTNANRAVGEGGKVGCDSASSTTNSNVCGAETNGRLTQREPLLVATGSSSQDSGSSSSFDQPDGVEPHLGGSNRRGMATQCQSVLAVSVGAATEEQQQQHRSNRDDEESRNHGTPMSSVLTSSAPSANSNYCDNEGRQNQQQQHHHNNHHQHRHHQQQSAQQPREVYFAGNQHDDSEADATSQINIQFSHETETRYIQCDSPTESLMRSSGGSSGAINLLGAGAGNNATGTPSTPAANTASGNNGGSGSGGKKRSGASGKGGGSKAARLKNMSGGSSSSVDGGPAGAGPPTVSAGSGGGAGPGNASGSGGFAGSRDSCEQFTDQSGVNLLQFFKETLNKNFKDRNMLMKIEKELLALAMDRSRSQMKFPPMSSYNRMLIHRVAAYFGMEHNVDATQQCVIAEVTSGTRIPEIRFKNLISDSFSEEPRKSILKRDTHSFDEYHRFGGGGAGGVGSGGSGSGLLHCPDRGMLDRKAKSFEEREEEYDKTKRRLFKNRGEHDSEPDQWQWISTDVGGGDMGPMLTDMNVGPRHQQKLQNNRLLKVQSVSIEGRSDERPCVSKSHSFGGYGGSSQNASLLRGDSITSTKSAGARLFTKQDSNASANTPWRLSPSSSGSYLTSSYKTQSIRSDSVTPSPTGYGSGDHTPEPCGTSPSSTCGVMWAVTDMASVPKGSVLIDPQTFQPIVNQDGTLYHFDPSNLPPAAGGPWPGNGKVSKRKFEKQKSFSSKHNPQSSSSLESPIEASFAGRTVDCGQQTQAMTPLGDNPITTITTTTPTTITEEVVNELGCYDGTGGTGGLPLLDTTKDNADLDESSSICDEISQTTNELGAMKLQKHQATSPMLLASELQPVDMNEIQYGTNQSDHHGNLVSTALSSTPVLVDDVLVHRNDVEPSAVGGSAEVASCIALSTTASETECGDKLTLVSDLEPVESSVASAVQLLQVHEPVSSSTTLDAGEDVDEDDEGDDRSETPTDAGQEEVEEVDKKNDMVKVANVVQTVVPLASYTSSATPTGGVGGAPGASVGAYTVTYDGGGGGHPGTTVYGTPALSTTTYQTGPDGSIYAVPSSLVYTYPTTMDPSEMSGGYFVPVFDPQQRDAASLCSTPGASIYTASAGAPSTVLHPIAYTPTAAAAAAAAAAYGGTPLYQNPLVYSSDQFPTAQAAAAAQLSQYPISYPIGIGYPFNGATYQNYWNQPITYYVPQAPVQSATVGGPSLIMPSPIAQTPTNGAGSAGIITTTNAASATHGTVAGTSTAGPGMGGKRNGTPPNNHVGQGHAPSQPLPAPPSNHSASVTPVPISPYATNIPVPLPDPSSAAGAPMYAAFPQPLYPNMLPFASPLAAHPHSTAAATAAVNSMLPTAAPFHHHAAPQSSASGHHHHHHHHQQQQQQHQQPQHQPSHPHHNPIHSHSHPHGAGGSSAGGGAGSEATVGQGQHYGHAIGPNTAGASGGGGSNSSSSSASSSSHGSNNGTANAQTPQSTPSTPLSLPMSLPAHHGGGKGGSVPLFPTPPMVQHGPGAGGYSVTATSVHHHYGGQIVEERKNGGPGGYQGSSKGRLPNAPSSGGSYFNYSTAAGTGVRQMTPNGPVTGPAGTSTYQPNNKGGGSYATNTGNNTAGPTTGATGGPLILGPPPPGKGGNRHESGGAPTNSKPPLIPTLPTMVANTVPPSATGGAMSDKSRLNRSSKPPNLDLKRGFTTSNSYHHVVNSRNTPSTNSNESNGSPNSITSSSVHEHGHPTGGPIPPPAAHPNAVAHHHPHPHHHHQGAHGGSSNHSSTPTTHGGHHGGHAVVPSGPHQNHHHPQHPQHHHGSVNTSQQQQQQQPPQQQLQHHHHHGSAVGGGGGAAAGAAATHYYTAGPPGSGQPLAAAGPHGQASYYTPGGTHTQRGGSVGSNNGNAGSSSTVGGTNGGTSGTNNGGHATHHTHALTATAATVMHNTAVAAAAAAVEPYHQQLIPINATPGMSYVKIGHSYFPSLALPQSRRSPPNEIRPLAGVYPTMNMVMPASARQFTPRPQHSSGYGGNKATKTLR from the exons ATGCGTGAGTCAACTTCCCCGCCCCGGACGCCTACACCACGATCTCCGACCGATCAGCTtagcgggagcagcagcagcaacagcaacagtcccGGTGGCGGGGCTACAACAACCAACATCGACCACAGTACCGCCGCCATTGctagcgatggtgatggtacgcCGCTCATCAACGGTACTGCCGCCTGCCAGCTCGAGCGGTCGCCCGTGGACGGGTCCAGTGATTCTACTGTACCCTCGGGGGAACCCCGCCACGGCAAACACGTTCCGAACGGTAACAGCTCGCCGAACGGTAAAAGTCAGCTAGATGTAGACTTTCCAAAGCTGACGCCACCGAAAACGTCCTTCAATCCGAACGCAAccagcaacggtagcaacgGCAGCTCCCTTCATGTTCCCTCCAAGGCGGCTAAGAACGGTGGCGGTCAGAGCAACAGCGCCGGTAGCACGGCGGCCAACGTGTCGAGCAAAACGAATGCTAATCGTGCGGTTGGCGAAGGAGGTAAAGTAGGCTGCGATTCGGCTTCTTCGACAACGAACTCCAACGTCTGCGGTGCTGAAACGAATGGTAGACTGACCCAGAGGGAACCTCTGCTAGTGGCAACGGGTAGTAGCAGCCAGGATTCGGGATCGAGCAGCAGTTTCGATCAGCCGGACGGAGTTGAACCGCACCTCGGTGGATCGAATCGCAGAGGGATGGCAACACAATGCCAAAGTGTGCTAGCCGTTTCCGTCGGGGCAGCGAccgaggagcaacagcagcagcaccgttcaAACCGGGACGACGAAGAGAGTCGCAACCATGGCACGCCGATGTCATCAGTGTTGAcctcatcagcaccatcagcgaACAGTAATTATTGTGATAACGAGGGACGTCagaatcagcaacagcagcatcaccacaacaaccaccatcagcatcgccatcatcaacagcagtcaGCACAGCAACCGAGGGAAGTCTACTTTGCCGGTAACCAGCACGACGACAGCGAAGCCGATGCAACCAGCCAGATCAACATACAGTTTTCGCACGAAACGGAAACCCGTTACATACAGTGCGATAGTCCTACGGAGAGCCTTATGAGAAGCAGTGGCGGTAGCAGCGGAGCCATCAATCTATTGGGCGCCGGCGCTGGTAACAATGCAACCGGCACTCCGAGCACCCCGGCCGCGAACACCGCCAGCGGTAataatggtggtagtggtagcggtGGCAAGAAGCGCAGTGGTGCTTCCGGTAAGGGAGGAGGCAGCAAGGCAGCGAGATTAAAAAACATGAGCGGAGGCTCGTCCTCCAGTGTTGACGGTGGccctgctggagctggaccTCCCACTGTCTCCGCcggaagcggtggtggtgcgggccCAGGAAACGCTAGCGGTAGCGGTGGGTTCGCCGGTTCCCGAGACTCGTGCGAACAGTTCACCGATCAGAGTGGCGTGAATTTGCTGCAGTTCTTCAAAGAAACGCTAAACAAGAACTTCAAGGACCGCAACATGCTGATGAAGATCGAAAAGGAGCTGCTAGCGCTGGCGATGGACCGGAGCCGCAGCCAGATGAAATTTCCGCCCATGTCTTCCTACAACCGCATGCTGATCCATCGGGTGGCGGCGTACTTCGGCATGGAGCACAACGTGGACGCGACGCAACAGTGCGTGATTGCGGAGGTAACGTCCGGTACGCGCATCCCGGAGATACGGTTCAAGAACCTGATTTCGGACAGCTTCTCGGAGGAGCCGCGCAAATCGATACTGAAGCGCGATACGCACAGCTTCGACGAGTATCACCGCTTTGGAGGTGGTGGCGCAGGAGGGGTAGgttccggtggcagtggcagtgggtTACTTCACTGCCCCGACCGTGGCATGCTCGACCGGAAGGCGAAAAGCTTCGAAGAACGCGAAGAGGAGTACGATAAGACGAAGCGACGACTCTTCAAGAACCGTGGCGAG CACGATTCCGAACCTGACCAGTGGCAGTGGATCTCTACCGATGTCGGTGGAGGCGATATGGGTCCGATGCTGACCGATATGAATGTCGGTCCACGGCATCAGCAAAAGCTGCAGAACAATCGCTTGCTGAAAGTACAATCAGTG TCAATCGAAGGACGATCGGATGAGCGACCATGCGTTTCCAAATCGCACAGCTTCGGTGGCTACGGTGGTTCATCGCAGAATGCCTCTCTATTGCGGGGTGATTCGATCACATCGACGAAAAGTGCCGGTGCTCGGCTGTTCACGAAGCAGGACTCGAATGCCAGCGCGAATACTCCATGGAGGTTGTCGCCATCGAGCAGCGG GTCCTACCTTACTTCCAGCTACAAAACgcaatcgatccgatccgactcGGTAACGCCATCGCCGACCGGTTACGGCAGTGGAGATCACACACCGGAACCGTGCGGCACATCACCTTCCTCCACGTGCGGTGTCATGTGGGCTGTCACCGATATGGCAAGCGTACCGAAGGGCAGCGTATTGATTGATCCACAAACCTTCCAACCGATCGTCAATCAGGATGG TACGCTGTATCATTTCGATCCCTCCAACCTACCACCGGCAGCGGGTGGACCGTGGCCAGGCAACGGCAAGGTGTCGAAGCGAAAGTtcgaaaagcaaaaatccTTTAGCAGCAAGCACAATCCGCAAAGTAGCAGCTCCCTGGAGAGCCCGATAGAGGCATCGTTTGCGGGTCGAACGGTTGACTGTGGCCAGCAAACACAGGCCATGACGCCGTTGGGCGATAATCCCATCACTACCAttacgacgacaacgccgaCGACCATCACCGAGGAGGTGGTAAACGAACTCGGGTGCTACGATGGCACCGGCGGAACAGGTGGCCTACCATTGCTTGACACTACGAAAGACAATGCGGATCTAGACG AGAGCTCTAGCATCTGCGATGAAATCTCACAAACGACCAACGAGCTTGGTGCGATGAAGCTGCAGAAACATCAAGCTACTAGTCctatgctgctggccagcgaATTGCAACCAGTTGATATGAATGAA ATTCAATACGGCACTAATCAGAGCGACCATCATGGCAATCTCGTCAGTACTGCCTTGAGTTCAACCCCGGTGCTGGTAGACGATGTTCTTGTCCATCGGAATGACGTGGAACCGTCAGCTGTCGGTGGGTCCGCAGAAGTGGCTTCCTGTATTGCATTGTCAACGACAGCCAGTGAGACCGAATGCGGCGATAAACTAACATTAGTTTCAGATCTAGAGCCTGTCGAATCATCGGTAGCATCGGCTGTACAGCTACTCCAAGTGCACGAGCCCGTCAGCAGTAGCACTACGCTAGATGCAGGTGAAGATgtggacgaggatgatgaaggAGACGATCGGAGTGAAACTCCAACCGATGCCGGTCAGGAGGAGGTAGAAGAAGTGGATAAGAAGAACGATATGGTGAAGGTGGCCAACGTGGTGCAGACCGTCGTTCCACTGGCTAGCTATACCAGCTCGGCAACACCtaccggtggtgttggtggtgcgcctGGTGCATCCGTTGGAGCGTACACCGTCACGTAcgatggtggaggtggtggacaTCCGGGCACTACCGTCTACGGTACGCCGGCTCTGTCAACGACAACATATCAGACCGGG CCGGACGGTTCTATCTATGCGGTACCGTCCTCCCTCGTCTACACATATCCAACGACGATGGATCCGAGCGAGATGTCCGGTGGATACTTCGTGCCCGTGTTTGATCCGCAACAGCGAGATGCGGCCAGCCTTTGCTCGACACCCGGTGCCTCTATCTATACCGCATCGGCTGGCGCCCCTTCGACAGTATTACATCCGATCGCTTACACACCTACGGCGGCAgccgcagcggccgctgccgctgcctacGGTGGTACACCGCTCTACCAGAATCCGCTCGTCTACTCGTCCGACCAGTTCCCGACGGCACAGGCAGCCGCGGCCGCACAGCTCTCACAGTATCCAATCAGCTACCCGATCGGTATCGGATATCCGTTCAATG GTGCTACGTACCAAAACTACTGGAACCAACCTATTACTTACTACGTTCCTCAAGCGCCGGTACAATCGGCAACGGTTGGCGGACCGTCACTTATCATGCCGTCGCCTATTGCACAAACGCCAACGAATGGCGCTGGTAGTGCTGGcatcatcacaaccaccaATGCTGCGTCCGCAACGCATGGCACGGTGGCTGGTACCAGCACGGCTGGTCCTGGCATGGGAGGAAAGCGTAACGGAACGCCTCCGAACAATCATGTTGGGCAAGGGCATGCCCCGTCACAGCCACTGCCAGCGCCACCGTCGAATCACAGCGCATCAGTTACGCCCGTTCCGATCTCTCCGTACGCTACGAATATTCCCGTACCATTGCCCGATCCGTCGTCGGCCGCTGGTGCCCCGATGTACGCCGCCTTTCCACAGCCTCTCTATCCGAATATGCTTCCTTTCGCTAGTCCGCTAGCTGCCCATCCTCACTCGACGGCCGCGGCCACAGCGGCAGTCAACTCGATGCTTCCCACTGCCgctccattccaccaccatgcTGCACCGCAATCGTCAGCatcgggccaccaccaccatcatcaccatcaccagcagcagcagcagcaacatcagcaaccacAGCATCAACCGTCACACCCACACCATAACCCAattcactcgcactcgcatccTCATGGTGCCGGAGGTAGTagtgcgggtggtggtgcaggatcCGAGGCAACCGTCGGTCAGGGACAACACTATGGCCATGCTATTGGACCGAACACTGCAGGTGCTagtgggggtggtggaagcaacagtagcagcagtagcgcaagcagcagcagccacggtaGCAATAACGGTACCGCGAACGCACAGACGCCCCAGTCGACTCCGAGTACACCGCTCTCGTTACCGATGTCGCTGCCGGCTCATcatggtggtggaaagggagGTAGTGTACCGTTGTTTCCGACGCCTCCCATGGTACAGCACGGTCCCGGTGCAGGAGGCTACAGCGTAACAGCTACCAGCGTACATCATCATTATGGTGGCCAAATAGTTGAAGAGCGCAAAAATGGTGGCCCCGGTGGTTATCAGGGTAGCAGCAAAGGGAGGCTACCAAACGCGCCCAGCTCAGGAGGCAGCTATTTTAACTATAGCACTGCCGCCGGCACCGGCGTGCGACAGATGACACCGAACGGCCCGGTAACCGGTCCGGCAGGAACGAGCACCTATCAGCCGAACAATAAAGGTGGTGGCAGCTATGCGACGAATACAGGGAACAATACTGCTGGGCCAACGACAGGGGCAACCGGGGGACCACTAATACTAGGACCTCCGCCACCGGGTAAGGGAGGTAACCGTCATGAATCAGGCGGGGCACCGACGAACAGTAAACCTCCTCTGATACCGACGCTTCCAACGATGGTGGCCAATACGGTGCCACCCTCGGCCACTGGTGGAGCGATGAGTGACAAATCACGGTTAAATCGATCTTCGAAGCCCCCAAATCTGGATCTGAAGCGTGGCTTCACTACATCGAACAGCTACCATCACGTAGTGAACAGTCGGAACACGCCGAGCACGAACTCGAACGAAAGTAACGGTTCGCCGAACAGTAttacgtcgtcgtctgtgCATGAGCACGGCCATCCGACCGGCGGTccgataccaccaccggctgcccATCCTAATGCCGTtgcccaccatcatccacatccacaccatcatcatcagggggCGCACGGCGGTAGTAGCAATCACTCGTCGACTCCAACAACTCATGGTGGACACCATGGTGGTCATGCTGTGGTTCCTAGCGGTCCAcatcaaaaccatcatcatccacaacacccgcagcatcatcatggcaGCGTAAACActagccagcaacagcaacagcagcagccgccgcaacaacaactacaacatcatcatcaccatggatctgctgttggtggtggtggtggtgcagctgcaggagCAGCGGCGACTCATTACTACACCGCGGGTCCACCGGGCAGTGGTCAACCGCTGGCCGCCGCAGGACCACACGGACAGGCGTCCTACTATACACCCGGaggtacgcacacacaacgaggGGGTAGTGTTGGGAGTAATAATGGAAACgctggcagcagtagcaccgtAGGAGGAACGAATGGTGGCACTAGTGGAACCAACAATGGGGGACACGCTACACACCATACGCACGCTTTGACTGCAACGGCTGCAACAGTTATGCATAACACGGCCGTagctgcagccgccgctgcGGTTGAACCGTACCATCAGCAGCTGATCCCAATCAATGCTACCCCTGGGATGTCGTACGTTAAGATCGGACACTCGTACTTT ccCTCACTAGCGCTACCCCAGAGCCGTCGATCGCCTCCAAATGAAATACGTCCTCTAGCCGGTGTCTACCCAACTATGAACATGGTTATGCCGG CATCAGCACGACAATTCACACCGCGCCCGCAGCACAGCAGTGGTTACGGTGGTAACAAGGCCACGAAAACGCTTCGGTAA